In Lycium ferocissimum isolate CSIRO_LF1 chromosome 11, AGI_CSIRO_Lferr_CH_V1, whole genome shotgun sequence, a single genomic region encodes these proteins:
- the LOC132037214 gene encoding uncharacterized protein LOC132037214, with protein MNVPNLTWRQVANHLQKYRLQRRQAQHIQPATSSIANQYQIISQTPSPLVPISHGEKQHLNIESTIGNFSSVSQMLDFPDNGHHFNMRNHFADNGHHFNVGNSNDFPMSFNEPLQEAYLPQPPAVPSLVPSNDLFTGLNGWNQEPKLNNFTDEIMTENQTSTHVNSNEFSMDFNEQLQEAYLPQPPAVPSLAPPNDLFTGLNGCNHDQEFDNFIAEMMTENQIDTYYRWPSMNPQDQFQYNKKQ; from the exons ATGAATGTGCCAAATTTGACTTGGAGACAGGTTGCAAACCATCTGCAG AAATACAGACTCCAAAGACGACAAGCTCAACATATTCAGCCAGCCACTTCTTCTATCGCTAACcaatatcaaatcatatcgCAAACTCCATCTCCTCTAGTTCCAATAAGTCATGGAGAAAAACAACATTTGAATATTGAAAGTACAATTGGGAACTTCAGTTCTGTGTCCCAGATGTTGGATTTTCCGGACAATGGACATCATTTCAATATGCGTAATCACTTTGCGGACAATGGACATCATTTCAATGTAGGGAATTCAAACGACTTCCCTATGAGCTTCAATGAACCACTTCAAGAAGCATACTTACCTCAACCACCTGCGGTTCCTTCTTTAGTTCCATCGAATGATCTCTTCACAGGGTTGAATGGTTGGAACCAAGAGCCAAAACTCAACAACTTCACTGACGAAATAATGACAGAAAATCAGACCAGCACTCATGTGAATTCAAACGAGTTCTCTATGGACTTCAATGAACAACTTCAAGAAGCCTACTTACCTCAACCACCTGCAGTTCCTTCTTTAGCTCCACCGAATGATCTCTTCACAGGGTTGAATGGTTGTAACCATGACCAAGAATTCGACAATTTCATTGCCGAAATGATGACAGAAAATCAGATCGACACTTATTACCGTTGGCCTTCAATGAATCCACAAGATCAGTTTCAATATAACAAAAAACAATGA